From the Leifsonia sp. AG29 genome, one window contains:
- the mmsB gene encoding multiple monosaccharide ABC transporter permease: MTTQIEEKKKSGGLRDLGKMFGGGQSTGRQFGILGALVIIVLLFEALTGGKTLESVNLINLVNQNAYVLVLAIGMVMVIIAGHIDLSVGSVAAVVGIIVAKAMTEWHVPWPFAIVLGLVIGALIGAWQGWWVAYVGVPAFIVTLAGMLIFRGLNQLIGSANTIPVPDGFTFIGGGFLPEWGPDTGFNNSTLLLGLVIAVVIVLLEVRTRRNQTRMGSEKAPLWVSVFKVVILDAVVLYATFVFASGRVGTSFPVSGIILGVLVILYSFITRNTIIGRHIYAVGGNWHAAELSGVKIKRINFFVMMNMSVLAALAGMISVARSVSSGPQDGLGWELDAIAAVFIGGAAVSGGIGTVAGSIVGGLVIAVLNNGLQLLGVTSDKVQIIKGLVLLIAVGIDVYSKRRGGPSLIGRMFSGKRREAEAAAASEPAAPQVSPTADPAEESSRALTS, from the coding sequence ATGACCACTCAGATCGAAGAGAAGAAGAAGTCCGGCGGCCTCCGCGACCTCGGCAAGATGTTCGGCGGCGGCCAGTCCACCGGGCGCCAGTTCGGCATCCTCGGCGCGCTCGTCATCATCGTGCTCCTGTTCGAGGCGCTCACGGGCGGCAAGACGCTTGAGTCGGTGAACCTCATCAACCTGGTGAACCAGAACGCCTACGTGCTGGTCCTCGCCATCGGCATGGTGATGGTCATCATCGCGGGGCACATCGATCTGTCGGTCGGCTCCGTCGCGGCGGTCGTCGGCATCATCGTCGCGAAGGCGATGACCGAGTGGCACGTCCCGTGGCCGTTCGCGATCGTGCTCGGGCTCGTCATCGGCGCCCTCATCGGCGCCTGGCAGGGCTGGTGGGTCGCCTACGTCGGTGTCCCCGCCTTCATCGTGACCCTCGCCGGCATGCTCATCTTCCGCGGCCTCAACCAGCTCATCGGCAGCGCGAACACCATCCCCGTGCCGGACGGCTTCACCTTCATCGGCGGCGGCTTCCTGCCCGAGTGGGGCCCGGACACCGGGTTCAACAACTCCACCCTCCTCCTCGGCCTCGTCATCGCGGTCGTGATCGTGCTCCTCGAGGTGCGCACCCGTCGCAACCAGACCCGCATGGGCTCCGAGAAGGCGCCCCTCTGGGTCAGCGTCTTCAAGGTCGTCATCCTCGACGCCGTCGTGCTCTACGCCACGTTCGTCTTCGCGAGCGGCCGGGTCGGCACCTCCTTCCCGGTCTCGGGCATCATCCTCGGCGTCCTCGTGATCCTCTACTCGTTCATCACGCGGAACACCATCATCGGCCGCCACATCTACGCCGTGGGCGGCAACTGGCACGCGGCCGAGCTGTCGGGCGTGAAGATCAAGCGCATCAACTTCTTCGTGATGATGAACATGTCGGTGCTCGCCGCCCTGGCCGGCATGATCTCGGTCGCGCGCTCCGTCTCCTCCGGTCCGCAGGACGGCCTCGGCTGGGAGCTCGACGCCATCGCGGCCGTCTTCATCGGCGGCGCCGCCGTCTCGGGCGGCATCGGCACGGTCGCCGGCTCCATCGTCGGTGGCCTCGTCATCGCCGTCCTGAACAACGGCCTCCAGCTGCTCGGCGTCACGAGCGACAAGGTCCAGATCATCAAGGGCCTCGTGCTCCTCATCGCGGTCGGCATCGACGTGTACTCGAAGCGCCGCGGCGGCCCCTCCCTCATCGGCCGGATGTTCAGCGGCAAGCGCCGCGAGGCGGAGGCCGCTGCGGCCTCCGAGCCGGCCGCGCCGCAAGTCTCGCCCACCGCCGACCCGGCGGAGGAGAGCTCGCGCGCCCTCACCTCCTGA
- a CDS encoding substrate-binding domain-containing protein: MRKIALATVAVAAAAALALSGCSSRDGSGSGSSASGFDKGATIGVALPTKTSENWVLAGGLFTDGLKAAGFKGDVQYAGASGAVADQQSQIQSMITNGAKVVIIGAVDGGQLAAQAKAAHDAGATVIAYDRLILNTKDVDYYVAYDNEKVGELQGQALLDGMAKKYPGKKNFTIELFSGSPDDANSAVFFNGAMKVLGPKIKDGTLKVVSGQTDIKQTATQGWLPANAQTRMDNLLAANYGSTELDGVLSPNDTLARAIITSVKGAGKPVPVVTGQDSEAESVKSIMAGEQYSTINKDTRNLVKQAIQMVKDLQQGKKPATNDTTSYNNGVKVVPAYLLKPVIVTKENAAEAYANDPTLEPLTK; encoded by the coding sequence ATGCGCAAGATCGCACTCGCGACAGTGGCTGTCGCAGCTGCCGCCGCGCTGGCCCTGTCGGGCTGCTCCAGCCGTGACGGCTCCGGCTCCGGCTCGTCGGCCTCCGGCTTCGACAAGGGCGCCACGATCGGCGTCGCCCTCCCGACCAAGACGTCGGAGAACTGGGTGCTCGCCGGTGGGCTCTTCACCGACGGCCTCAAGGCGGCCGGCTTCAAGGGCGACGTGCAGTACGCCGGCGCCTCCGGTGCCGTCGCCGACCAGCAGTCGCAGATCCAGTCGATGATCACCAACGGCGCCAAGGTCGTCATCATCGGCGCCGTCGACGGTGGCCAGCTCGCCGCCCAGGCGAAGGCCGCGCACGACGCCGGTGCCACCGTCATCGCGTACGACCGCCTCATCCTCAACACGAAGGACGTCGACTACTACGTCGCGTACGACAACGAGAAGGTCGGCGAGCTGCAGGGCCAGGCCCTCCTCGACGGCATGGCGAAGAAGTACCCGGGCAAGAAGAACTTCACCATCGAGCTCTTCTCCGGCTCGCCGGACGACGCCAACTCGGCGGTCTTCTTCAACGGCGCCATGAAGGTGCTCGGCCCGAAGATCAAGGACGGCACGCTCAAGGTCGTCTCGGGTCAGACCGACATCAAGCAGACGGCCACCCAGGGCTGGCTGCCGGCGAACGCGCAGACCCGCATGGACAACCTGCTCGCCGCCAACTACGGCTCGACCGAGCTCGACGGCGTCCTGTCGCCGAACGACACCCTCGCCCGCGCCATCATCACCTCGGTGAAGGGCGCCGGCAAGCCGGTCCCGGTCGTCACCGGCCAGGACTCGGAGGCCGAGTCGGTCAAGTCGATCATGGCTGGCGAGCAGTACTCGACCATCAACAAGGACACCCGCAACCTCGTGAAGCAGGCGATCCAGATGGTCAAGGACCTCCAGCAGGGCAAGAAGCCGGCCACCAACGACACAACGTCGTACAACAACGGCGTCAAGGTCGTCCCGGCGTACCTGCTCAAGCCGGTCATCGTCACCAAGGAGAACGCGGCCGAGGCCTACGCCAACGACCCGACCCTGGAGCCGCTGACCAAGTAG
- a CDS encoding GntR family transcriptional regulator yields MPMPTDHVTRVSLSEEAYARIEAAIMDGTLEPGERLRDPDLIAWLGISRTPIRHALDRLAEQGLIEMERNRYTRVAPWDLDGVIDALQVAGDLWAGAAQRGLSRWEADDELLVREIADSLREVAAQHDNRRFVTVLEHLVTSYASIEGNRARLRALASVLPQARRLGRKLRGRLDAAALGEFTSSLLDANRQRDGDRAARLIEAYIARLTTVLRPES; encoded by the coding sequence ATGCCCATGCCCACCGATCACGTCACCCGCGTGAGCCTCTCCGAGGAGGCCTACGCGCGCATCGAGGCGGCCATCATGGACGGAACGCTCGAGCCCGGCGAGCGCCTCCGCGACCCCGACCTGATCGCCTGGCTCGGCATCTCGCGCACGCCCATCCGGCACGCCCTCGACCGGCTCGCCGAGCAGGGCCTCATCGAGATGGAGCGCAACCGGTACACGCGGGTGGCCCCGTGGGATCTCGACGGGGTGATCGACGCGCTGCAGGTCGCCGGCGACCTCTGGGCGGGTGCGGCACAGCGCGGCCTGTCGAGGTGGGAGGCCGACGACGAGCTCCTCGTGCGAGAGATCGCGGACTCGCTCCGTGAGGTCGCGGCCCAGCACGACAACCGGAGGTTCGTGACGGTGCTCGAGCACCTCGTGACGAGTTACGCGAGCATCGAGGGCAACCGCGCCCGGCTGCGCGCCCTGGCCAGCGTGCTCCCCCAGGCGCGCCGTCTCGGCCGGAAGCTGCGGGGCCGACTCGACGCCGCCGCGCTCGGAGAGTTCACGTCGAGCCTCCTCGACGCCAACCGTCAGCGGGACGGCGACCGGGCGGCGCGACTGATCGAGGCGTACATCGCCCGCCTGACGACCGTGCTGCGCCCGGAATCCTGA
- a CDS encoding GntR family transcriptional regulator: MIIDDLPALSPANPLLAAERRLLRNDVYEVLLQHIITGELAPGTRLKDADLTEWLRVSRTPVREALSRLSSVGLVKTSPNRFTLVAPLDEREVADAVAVLRRLYPAALRDFADVADPDAELELALLAGRLEREDGLSPVAHLQRLMVVVLGSQRNTVLAEAIETVHLRVMRYLNIVPDVRAVLDRGRLFDLTQALCARDPEAPRLLIALLDDLSAALDARAS, from the coding sequence GTGATCATCGACGACCTGCCGGCGCTTTCGCCCGCCAATCCGCTGCTCGCCGCCGAGCGGCGGCTGCTCCGGAACGACGTCTACGAGGTGCTGCTGCAGCACATCATCACCGGCGAGCTCGCTCCGGGCACCCGCCTGAAAGACGCCGATCTGACCGAGTGGCTTCGGGTCTCGCGGACCCCGGTGCGGGAGGCCCTCAGCCGCCTCTCCTCGGTCGGGCTCGTCAAGACGTCGCCCAACCGGTTCACGCTCGTCGCGCCGCTCGACGAACGCGAGGTCGCCGACGCGGTCGCCGTGCTGCGACGGCTCTACCCCGCGGCCCTCCGCGACTTCGCCGACGTCGCCGATCCCGACGCCGAGCTCGAGCTCGCGCTCCTGGCCGGACGGCTCGAGCGGGAGGACGGGCTCTCGCCGGTCGCGCACCTCCAGCGGCTTATGGTCGTGGTGCTTGGCTCCCAGCGCAACACGGTCCTCGCGGAGGCGATCGAGACCGTCCACCTGCGGGTCATGCGCTACCTCAACATCGTGCCCGACGTCCGCGCGGTCCTCGACCGCGGCCGGCTGTTCGACCTGACCCAGGCCCTGTGTGCGCGCGACCCCGAGGCGCCGCGCCTCCTCATCGCCCTGCTCGACGACCTCAGCGCCGCTCTGGACGCGCGGGCGTCGTGA
- a CDS encoding AzlD domain-containing protein, with amino-acid sequence MTTWHIILLGSIAVLGLKAAGWLVPPKTLDHPTVARVSDLLTAALLAALICVQTLGAGQSLQLDARVPAVAIAAGLYALRVPFIVVVPAAAAVAALIRLLT; translated from the coding sequence GTGACCACGTGGCACATCATCCTGCTCGGCTCGATCGCGGTGCTCGGCCTGAAGGCGGCCGGCTGGCTCGTCCCTCCCAAGACGCTCGACCACCCGACGGTGGCGCGGGTCAGCGACCTGCTGACGGCGGCCCTCCTGGCGGCGCTCATCTGCGTCCAGACGCTCGGCGCCGGTCAGTCCCTCCAGCTCGACGCGCGCGTGCCCGCTGTGGCGATCGCTGCGGGCCTGTACGCCCTGCGGGTGCCGTTCATCGTGGTCGTTCCGGCGGCCGCGGCCGTGGCCGCCCTCATCCGCCTGCTCACCTGA
- a CDS encoding AzlC family ABC transporter permease produces the protein MRQERTPEERAAARSGWAVGIATALYGISFGALSTASGLDVWQTCVLSLVMFSGGSQFALIGVLASGGASAGGTAIASAALLGIRNSFYALRLSRIIGPGFWRRSAAVQLTIDESTAVATAQAQPRAQRIGFWVTGLVVYLGWNLMTLAGALLGDLIGDVKAYGLDAAAAAAFLGLLWPRLRARQTQAVAVAAGFVATLLTPFLMPGLPVLAAAVVAIVVGVLNLFGRRDDPPRPEAIPMEREVEP, from the coding sequence ATGCGCCAGGAGAGGACCCCGGAGGAGCGCGCCGCAGCCCGCTCGGGCTGGGCCGTCGGAATCGCGACGGCCCTCTACGGGATCTCGTTCGGCGCGCTCTCGACCGCCTCGGGACTCGACGTCTGGCAGACGTGCGTGCTCAGCCTCGTCATGTTCTCGGGCGGATCGCAGTTCGCGCTGATCGGCGTGCTCGCCTCGGGAGGCGCCTCAGCGGGAGGGACCGCCATCGCGAGCGCAGCGCTCCTGGGAATCCGCAACTCGTTCTACGCGCTCCGCCTGTCGCGGATCATCGGGCCGGGCTTCTGGAGGCGCTCGGCGGCTGTCCAGCTCACCATCGACGAGTCGACAGCGGTCGCGACCGCGCAGGCGCAGCCGCGAGCGCAGCGGATCGGCTTCTGGGTGACCGGGCTCGTCGTCTACCTCGGCTGGAACCTGATGACGCTGGCCGGGGCCCTCCTCGGCGACCTGATCGGCGATGTGAAGGCGTACGGGCTGGACGCCGCGGCGGCGGCCGCCTTCCTCGGCCTGCTGTGGCCCCGCCTCCGCGCCCGGCAGACCCAGGCCGTCGCCGTCGCGGCCGGGTTCGTCGCGACACTGCTCACCCCCTTCCTGATGCCGGGGCTGCCCGTGCTCGCCGCGGCCGTCGTCGCCATCGTCGTCGGGGTGCTCAACCTGTTCGGCCGGCGCGACGACCCGCCCCGGCCGGAGGCGATCCCGATGGAGCGCGAGGTCGAGCCGTGA
- a CDS encoding glycoside hydrolase family 2 protein yields MLRDEHPSLLAGAQDGAHPRPQLIRASWTELAGEWDFRFDDDDLGRAQHWESPEAWAGAPSAAHDGAARSAVRAITVPFPFESPASGIGDTGFHPVVWYRRAVARAELPQGERVLLHFGAVDHRCHVWVDGRLAGSHEGGSTPFTLDITELTGEGGAEIVVRAEDDPFDVSQPRGKQDWRRSPHSIWYHRTTGIWQPVWLEGVAPRHITGLHWSADIHTGVVTAELRFSRRLPEGCRVRIELSVGDEELASVESAVSGTRAEVLLPLARQQNGQAYEELLWSPERPTLVDAVVVLEAPGSAPDVVGSYLGLRSVAVDGGRFLLNDRPRYLRSVLNQGYWPESHSAAPSAEALRREAELILELGFNATRLHQKYEDPRFLFWADRLGLLVWAEAPAAYAFDADAVERTVAEWTAVVDRDRSHPSIVAWVPLNESWGVQHIAHDPRMVSYAKSLVHLTKSLDPTRPVISNDGWEHVESDILSIHDYDADPEAIRERYRDRRAVLDAPFTYPGRRLVVDGSQRLDVPIMLTEFGGISYLERADDEAWGYSSASSAEEFADRLDALLEAVRSSPALAGFCYTQLADTGQETNGLVFEDRRPKVPAERIRRAIRGY; encoded by the coding sequence ATGCTCCGCGACGAACACCCGTCCCTCCTCGCCGGCGCGCAGGACGGCGCGCACCCCCGCCCCCAGCTGATCCGCGCCTCCTGGACCGAGCTCGCCGGCGAATGGGACTTCCGCTTCGACGATGACGACCTCGGCCGTGCCCAGCACTGGGAGAGCCCGGAGGCGTGGGCAGGCGCCCCGAGCGCGGCGCACGACGGCGCCGCCCGATCGGCGGTCCGAGCGATCACGGTGCCGTTCCCGTTCGAGTCCCCCGCTTCGGGCATCGGCGACACCGGCTTCCACCCGGTCGTCTGGTACCGCCGGGCTGTCGCCCGCGCCGAGCTGCCCCAGGGCGAGCGCGTGCTCCTGCACTTCGGCGCCGTCGACCACCGCTGCCACGTCTGGGTCGATGGTCGTCTCGCCGGCAGCCACGAGGGGGGCAGCACCCCCTTCACGCTCGACATCACCGAGCTCACCGGTGAGGGAGGCGCGGAGATCGTCGTCCGCGCCGAGGACGACCCCTTCGACGTCTCCCAGCCCCGCGGAAAGCAGGACTGGCGCCGCTCGCCCCACTCGATCTGGTACCACCGCACGACCGGCATCTGGCAGCCGGTCTGGCTCGAAGGCGTCGCGCCCCGCCACATCACCGGCCTGCACTGGTCCGCCGACATCCACACGGGCGTGGTGACGGCCGAACTGCGGTTCTCCCGGCGCCTGCCCGAGGGCTGCCGCGTCCGGATCGAGCTCTCGGTCGGCGACGAGGAGCTCGCCTCGGTCGAGTCCGCCGTGAGCGGGACGCGGGCCGAGGTCCTCCTCCCCCTCGCCCGGCAGCAAAACGGCCAGGCCTACGAGGAGCTGCTGTGGTCTCCCGAGCGACCCACCCTGGTCGACGCGGTGGTCGTCCTGGAGGCGCCCGGGTCCGCGCCCGACGTCGTCGGTTCCTACCTCGGGCTGCGCTCGGTCGCGGTGGACGGCGGGCGGTTCCTCCTCAACGACCGGCCCCGGTATCTGAGGTCCGTCCTCAACCAGGGCTACTGGCCCGAGTCCCATTCGGCCGCGCCGAGCGCGGAGGCGCTGCGGCGCGAGGCGGAGCTGATCCTCGAGCTCGGGTTCAACGCGACGCGGCTCCACCAGAAGTACGAGGACCCGAGGTTCCTGTTCTGGGCCGACCGGCTCGGCCTCCTGGTCTGGGCCGAGGCGCCCGCCGCCTACGCCTTCGACGCGGACGCCGTCGAGCGGACCGTGGCCGAGTGGACCGCGGTGGTCGACCGCGACCGGTCGCACCCCTCCATCGTCGCCTGGGTCCCCCTCAACGAGAGCTGGGGCGTGCAGCACATCGCCCACGACCCGCGGATGGTCTCGTACGCGAAGTCGCTCGTGCACCTCACGAAATCGCTCGACCCGACCCGGCCGGTGATCTCCAACGACGGCTGGGAGCACGTCGAGTCCGACATCCTCAGCATCCACGACTACGACGCCGACCCGGAGGCGATCCGCGAGCGCTACCGCGACCGGCGCGCGGTCCTGGACGCTCCCTTCACCTACCCGGGGCGCCGGCTCGTCGTCGACGGCTCGCAGCGGCTCGACGTGCCCATCATGCTGACCGAGTTCGGCGGGATCTCGTACCTCGAGCGCGCCGACGACGAGGCGTGGGGCTACTCGAGCGCCTCCAGCGCGGAGGAGTTCGCCGACCGGCTCGATGCGCTCCTGGAGGCGGTGCGCTCCTCCCCCGCCCTCGCCGGCTTCTGCTACACGCAGCTCGCCGACACCGGGCAGGAGACGAACGGCCTGGTCTTCGAGGACAGGCGCCCGAAGGTGCCCGCCGAGCGAATCCGCCGGGCGATCCGCGGTTACTGA
- a CDS encoding LacI family DNA-binding transcriptional regulator yields MAVRLQDVADYAGVSMKTVSNVVRDYPHVSPKMRERVQRAIDELGYRPNIMGRRLATGRTGLLALAFADVRIPYFAELAQVVANEAERRGYRVLLEQTEGTLEGERAVVSASESGLVDGMVIQPSVMNSTELAQSRTDIPIVVLGENAAPLTLDSVMVDNVEAARVATRHVLAHGRRRIAFAGHEETGTTRTSTLRIAGYQQALEEAGIIPDPHLLIPSLAVTAANGARAVGAALDAGLRFDGLVCRDDLAAIGALRALEERGFRVPDDVVITGWDNTPMTEVTYPSLTSIAPDMRALASRALDMLFERIDGYDGMGRHELVPFSLVTRESAPAVE; encoded by the coding sequence ATGGCTGTCCGATTGCAGGATGTCGCAGACTACGCCGGCGTCTCGATGAAGACCGTCTCGAACGTCGTCCGCGACTACCCGCATGTCAGCCCGAAGATGCGGGAACGGGTCCAGCGCGCCATCGACGAGCTCGGCTACCGCCCGAACATCATGGGCAGGCGTCTCGCCACCGGCCGCACCGGGCTCCTGGCCCTGGCCTTCGCCGACGTCCGCATCCCGTACTTCGCCGAGCTGGCGCAGGTCGTGGCGAACGAGGCCGAGCGGCGCGGCTATCGCGTGCTGCTGGAGCAGACGGAGGGCACGCTCGAGGGAGAGCGCGCCGTCGTCTCGGCGAGCGAGTCCGGCCTCGTCGACGGCATGGTGATCCAGCCGAGCGTGATGAACTCCACCGAGCTCGCGCAGAGCCGGACGGACATCCCGATCGTCGTGCTCGGCGAGAACGCCGCACCGTTGACGCTCGACAGCGTCATGGTCGACAACGTGGAGGCTGCCCGCGTGGCGACGCGTCACGTCCTGGCCCACGGGCGGAGACGAATCGCCTTCGCCGGGCACGAGGAGACCGGGACGACCCGCACCTCCACCCTGCGGATCGCCGGCTACCAGCAGGCCCTCGAGGAGGCGGGGATCATCCCCGACCCGCACCTGCTGATCCCGAGCCTCGCGGTCACTGCGGCCAACGGGGCGCGGGCGGTGGGCGCCGCCCTGGACGCGGGGCTCCGCTTCGACGGCCTGGTGTGCCGCGACGACCTCGCTGCGATCGGTGCGCTGCGCGCCCTCGAGGAGCGCGGCTTCCGCGTGCCCGACGATGTCGTGATCACCGGCTGGGACAACACGCCCATGACCGAGGTGACCTATCCGTCGCTGACCTCGATCGCGCCCGACATGCGCGCCCTCGCCTCGCGCGCACTCGACATGCTGTTCGAGCGCATCGACGGCTACGACGGCATGGGAAGGCACGAACTCGTCCCGTTCAGCCTGGTGACCCGGGAGAGCGCGCCCGCGGTGGAGTGA
- a CDS encoding ABC transporter substrate-binding protein: MKKRFAARAIAAAVTVGLGLALTACGSSAGSAGAEVSSGDYKGPNVTISFWNGWTGGAAPVLVPKLIDKFNSEHKNIVVKDVPMQWADIAQKMPLAVKAGKGPDVAVGHGDDIATYAAQGLVLKADDIVKALGYKASDFPAGLLDAGKYNGGQYAVPWSVTPLGLYVNNDVLKAAGVDPASIPADKASYTAALDKLKAAGVQGEWVDGFVFTGTFEFQSLLWQYGGDLFNKDVSEATFNSDAGVKALTWMTDLIKNGYSPKDVAQDGNINALIAGKTAFNWNGVWQTTNTAFDKLNWTAVAVPQIGDQKAVWSSSTHWMFMNNKGQDKNKTAAAATFVKWMNDHSADWPQTGELPAKNSVREDPKLVQTYPRLKPFLDELQYAHYETTAPGITTVEATITTAVNEAVTGKKSPKQALDDAVQKANTLLKQNKQKYGH; encoded by the coding sequence ATGAAGAAGCGATTCGCCGCACGTGCGATCGCAGCCGCGGTGACCGTGGGCCTCGGCCTCGCGCTCACGGCCTGCGGCAGCAGCGCCGGCTCAGCAGGAGCAGAGGTCTCCTCGGGCGACTACAAGGGACCGAACGTCACGATCAGCTTCTGGAACGGCTGGACCGGCGGGGCGGCACCGGTCCTCGTGCCGAAGCTCATCGACAAGTTCAACTCCGAGCACAAGAACATCGTCGTGAAGGACGTCCCGATGCAGTGGGCCGACATCGCGCAGAAGATGCCCCTCGCCGTCAAGGCGGGCAAGGGACCGGATGTCGCGGTCGGGCACGGCGACGACATCGCGACGTACGCCGCCCAGGGGCTCGTGCTCAAGGCGGACGACATCGTCAAGGCGCTCGGCTACAAGGCGAGCGACTTCCCCGCGGGCCTCCTCGACGCGGGCAAGTACAACGGAGGCCAGTACGCGGTGCCCTGGAGCGTCACGCCGCTCGGGCTCTACGTCAACAACGACGTTCTGAAGGCCGCGGGTGTCGACCCGGCGAGCATCCCCGCCGACAAGGCCTCGTACACCGCCGCCCTCGACAAGCTGAAGGCCGCCGGCGTGCAGGGCGAGTGGGTGGACGGCTTCGTGTTCACCGGCACCTTCGAGTTCCAGTCCCTCCTCTGGCAGTACGGCGGAGACCTCTTCAACAAGGACGTCTCCGAGGCGACCTTCAACTCGGACGCCGGCGTCAAGGCGCTCACCTGGATGACCGACCTGATCAAGAACGGCTACAGCCCGAAGGACGTCGCCCAGGACGGCAACATCAACGCCCTGATCGCGGGCAAGACGGCGTTCAACTGGAACGGCGTCTGGCAGACGACGAACACCGCATTCGACAAGCTGAACTGGACCGCCGTCGCGGTGCCGCAGATCGGCGACCAGAAGGCGGTGTGGTCGAGCTCGACCCACTGGATGTTCATGAACAACAAGGGCCAGGACAAGAACAAGACCGCCGCGGCCGCCACGTTCGTCAAGTGGATGAACGATCACTCCGCCGACTGGCCGCAGACCGGCGAGCTCCCCGCGAAGAACTCGGTCCGCGAGGACCCGAAGCTGGTGCAGACGTACCCGCGCCTGAAGCCGTTCCTCGACGAGCTGCAGTACGCGCACTACGAGACGACCGCGCCCGGCATCACCACCGTCGAGGCGACCATCACCACGGCCGTCAACGAGGCGGTCACCGGCAAGAAGAGCCCCAAGCAGGCTCTCGACGACGCCGTGCAGAAGGCCAACACCCTGCTGAAGCAGAACAAGCAGAAGTATGGCCACTGA
- a CDS encoding carbohydrate ABC transporter permease: protein MATDIAPLVAPRDTGAPRPRRSGTPGVRRRSGTAYLFLAPFLVLFVVFVLAPAVFGLWISLTNWSPFRGTQDFIGLQNYIDLFTPGSATSGDFWQSMLATGIFTVASVPFLLVVPLLVAVLLNQRIRAGSFFRGVFFAPYVLGVAVIGVIWKYLLDTQSGIVNHILGMIGLPDNLPWTVDVPWAWVTLVGVTVWWTMGFNTVIILAGLKGISADLYEAAALDGAGAWRQFVSVTLPGLRQVMTFVVTITILASANMFGQSFIITKGAPGNQTRTAIMYIADQGLSQNNMAAASAMSYVLFVFLAIISIVNFRLQRERAEKSAS from the coding sequence ATGGCCACTGACATCGCCCCCCTCGTGGCGCCCCGGGACACCGGGGCGCCACGCCCGCGACGCTCCGGGACCCCCGGCGTCCGCCGGCGCAGCGGTACGGCGTACCTCTTCCTCGCGCCGTTCCTCGTGCTGTTCGTCGTCTTCGTTCTCGCGCCCGCCGTCTTCGGCCTGTGGATCAGCCTGACGAACTGGAGCCCGTTCCGCGGCACGCAGGACTTCATCGGCCTGCAGAACTACATCGATCTGTTCACACCTGGTTCCGCGACGTCGGGGGACTTCTGGCAGTCGATGCTCGCGACCGGAATCTTCACGGTCGCCAGCGTCCCGTTCCTCCTGGTCGTCCCCCTCCTCGTCGCGGTGCTGCTCAACCAGCGGATCCGCGCCGGCTCGTTCTTCCGCGGCGTGTTCTTCGCGCCGTACGTGCTCGGCGTCGCGGTCATCGGCGTGATCTGGAAGTACCTCCTCGACACCCAGTCCGGGATCGTGAACCACATCCTGGGTATGATCGGGCTGCCCGACAACCTCCCCTGGACGGTCGACGTGCCGTGGGCCTGGGTGACGCTCGTGGGCGTCACCGTCTGGTGGACCATGGGCTTCAACACCGTCATCATCCTCGCCGGGCTCAAGGGCATCAGCGCCGACCTGTACGAGGCGGCCGCCCTCGACGGCGCCGGAGCCTGGCGGCAGTTCGTGAGCGTGACCCTCCCCGGGCTGCGTCAGGTGATGACCTTCGTGGTGACCATCACCATCCTCGCGAGCGCGAACATGTTCGGGCAGTCCTTCATCATCACGAAGGGCGCCCCGGGCAACCAGACGCGCACGGCGATCATGTACATCGCCGACCAGGGGCTGTCGCAGAACAACATGGCCGCGGCCTCCGCGATGAGCTACGTGCTCTTCGTCTTCCTCGCCATCATCAGCATCGTGAACTTCCGGCTCCAGCGGGAGCGCGCAGAGAAGAGCGCCTCATGA